The sequence below is a genomic window from Salinispira pacifica.
CCATTGGAATGATCACCAGTTCTTCCAGCAGTTCGGCCTCCCGGATAGATAGATGCCGCTTCCACAGTTCAAGAAGCTGCGGATCCCGGATTCTCCCCGGAGATGCCATGGTTTTCAGATCAGACGATTCGATCCTGAGTTTCTGGAGGCTGTCAAAAGTGAGTCCGCTGGCAGAGTAGGGGATAAGGGTATCTTCGGCATGATCCTGGAGTAAAAGGGCTCCCTGTTGTATTCCCAGGAAATCACGTAAAATTCCCCACGCCATATATGGAGCTTCAAACCCCCGGGGAATGCTCCCCAGTCCGGCCAGAACCTGAGGAATCAGCAGGCCTGCCCGTGGGGCAAACTCATCTGATTCATCCTCTGCCGCATCGCCGGGGGATTCGGTCTCCGCTGTTTTTTCGGATTGAAATGACCCGTAATGTTCAGGTTCTGATTTTTCCGTTTCCGGTACTGACTGAAAATCCTCTTTGACCCCATCCTCTGCACGCTGCTTATCCTGGAGAAAATCCTTCAGGTCATTCACATCCTCGTCGGGGAAGGACTCAGGTTCTTCGTCATCGGGGATTTCATCGGAGAGATGTATCTCTGTGATTTGATCAAGATCATCATCGAAGGGTTGCTCATCGGGTATAAGAATATCAGCCGGATCACCCGCGGGGGCAACTTCCCCGGGCTGATCAGAGAACTGAACTTCCTCAAACAGATCCTCTTCCTCGTTTATGTCAGGGGTGCTGCCGTCAATTATCGGCTGTGATGAAATCTCTGAAGCTGCGGGAGAAGATTCATGGGGGCTGCGCTCCCTGAGTTCCCGGGCCTTTTGGAGAAGCCCACCCCGATGTTCGGAGTGAGCAGTTTTATTCTGATATTCCTTAACTCTGGCAAGAAGCCCCATGGATTAGAGTCCCAGATCTTCGAACAGTTTTTGGTAGGTTGCAAAATGCTCGGACTGAGCAAACTCTTCAATTTTTTCTTCCGGCAGGTTTTCCAGCAGTGAATCCATGTACGTAAGTACGGCCTTCAGCTCCTGTTTTAACTCGGTGGTAAGCTGATGCTCATCGGGCTGCACCGGCTCAGGGGCATTTTCATCAGCTTGATCAATATCCAGGGCTTCCGGTTCACTGAATTCATCCGAAACTGTTCCAGCGTCCTCGATTTCTTCCAGATTAAGCTCCTCAACGGGCTCATCTTCGGAGAGGTCCAGATCCATGTGTGATTCAGGTTCTTCCTCACCCATGAGCATTGCTTCTTCATCAGCACTCAACCCTTCTTCAGCTCCTGATTCCTCTGCTTCAGCTTCCGCAATAGAATCAGAATAATCGGAAAAGTCATCTTCAATATCAGTATCATCCACGCCGTCGGCTTCAATTTCCCCGTCAACAGGACTTTCTTCCTCACCGATTTCCGGGATTTCCAGCTCCATGTCCTCCAGTTCATCACCGGTGTAGAGCTGAATGTCGTCACTGTCATCCTTCAGATCGTCGATGCCTGCCAGTTCTTCTTCGATATCCAGCTCTGCCATTGCCTGGAGTTCATCGTCGCTTCCGCCGAAGGGATCTTCTTCTTCGCCCTCTATAGATATTTCTGTGACCTTATTATTATCCTGGGAGCTGTCTTCAAAGGCTGTCTGGCTGTAATCTTCGTCCGGTGAAGCTGTTGCCTGTCCGCTTTCCTCTGTGAACTCGGCGGTGTTGAGAATATTATCCAATTCATCGCCGGTGAGTGCTATGGTTTCATCCTCATCCTCGCCTGCGAAAAAACCACCGTGCAGTTCCTCATCCGACGGAATTTGAGCAGTCGGAGATTCTTCGGTTTCTTTGGCTTCATCACCTGGAGTAGTCGAGGCGGCTGCTGCTGCTGCTGCCCCTGCAGCGGCGCCGGCAACGGCTCCTCCGCTTCGCAGGCGGTGAAGTTCCGCCCTCAGGTCGGTGAGTTCTGTTTTAATGGCCGAAAGCTCGCTTTCGATACTTGCCAGCACCTGGTTTTCGTTACCGCCTTCCTCGGCTTCCTGGCTGTTGCGGATGGCCTCATCCACCATTGAAGTTTCCGTGGCTTCGGATTCCTCCGGCTCTGATAGGCTGTCGGAGAATGCCGCTACGTCATCAAAATCCTCTCCTTCATCGGAGGAGGAATCCTCGGAATCAATCTCCAGTTCATCAAGATCTTCGGAATAATCACTGTCGGGGAGGTCTTCAATGCTTACCACATCATCTTCTGCACCCGGAAGAGAAGAGTCTTCCAGTTCGTCTTCCGTTGAGCCGGTATAGTCGACATCAGAATCATTTCCAGGGGTATCATCCAGAGAGAATGCTTCATCATCCGCCCCGGAAAAATCCAGGAGTTCTTCGTCAAGATCAATGTCTATGTCATCTGATTCAACTTCGCTGCCCAGAAGATCTTCGTCATCATCCAGCTCGAGAAAGTCTTCATCCTGCTCCGGCGCGTTGAATGCTTCAATGGAATCCGCATCACCTGCGCTGCTGCTCTCGGAGTCCATGTCGAAAGAAAGGTCTTCTTCATCCAGTGAAAACTCTTCGTGTGTCTGCTCTTCGGCGGTCTGGTCTTCAGTCGGCTGGTCTTCAGTCGGCTGGTCTTCAGTCGGCTGGGTTTTATCCATGAACTCATCCAGACTGATTTCCTGAAGCACATCATCAGATCCGTCGTCTTCCAGTTCATCCATTGGTTCCAGATCTCCGGGAAGCGCTTCGTCGCCATTACCCACATCCAAATCCGATTCTCCACCGCCGTGTTGAGGTTCCTCGTTTTCATGGGTTCCGGATTGCTGTTCGTCATTGGAATCGGGTATTGAGATTTCGTCATCAAGTTCGGGAATGGTTATGTCATCGAGGTCATCATCAAGATCCGGTATTACGATATCGTCCAGGGTTTCCTCTTCTTCAAAAGCAACATCATCCCGCTGTTCATCAAGGTCAAGTTTCATCTCATCTTCTTCAAGATAGATGGTTTGATCTTCTTCATCTTCATCAGACAGGCTCAGGCTGATCTCTTCTTCCAGCCCTTCAAGGTCATTCAGTGCATCGTCCAGAGCCTGTGATTCACTTTCGCTGAGAGATTCTTCCGCTGTACCGTTATCTCCGGATACCTGAATGTCCGGTTTTACGGGAATATCATCTGAATCGTCATCGATGGCAAAATCGGGATCATCATCCAGGCTGAAGCTGTCGTCTTCTGTGTAGTCTCCGGACTCTTCCAGGGCACCCAGCAGATCTTCTTCATCGGGACTGAGGTCCGCGGGAGATTCATCCGCTTCACCTGAAGTGTCCGGGGCATTGGAGCTTTCTTCCTGAAGATCCTGCAGCTGGGCATCCGAAGGCTCATCCTCCACATCCTCAGGACCGGCTTTTACAAATACACCATACTCATTGAGTTCATCATCGAGATCATCTAATTCATCAAGTTCCAGGTCCATATCCATGTCCTGAGCGTTATTTTCATCAGCCATCGGCGATCTCCTGGTCGTTCGATCGGTAGTAGTCTAGCAAAAGTATCGGCCGAACCGATTAAAAAGTTATACCTAATTTAAATCTACAGCATGGACCATTGGCTGTCAATGTTGGAGATACGAAGGGTATAGAAGCCTCAAGATTTCAGTGCCGACGACCGTTAATTGAAAGGTATGAAAATGCTCCGGATACTTACATCCCTGTTCAGCGGCATTGTCGCCTATCTGCTTCTCTTACTGATGTACGGTCCCCACAGTCAGGCCAATTATCAGGAACTGGATCAATTCCGCCAGTCCCTTGAGACCAATATAGCTCAAGTCAGGGAAAAAGGGGAGTATCTGGAGGCATATTATTATCAGCTCCGGGACCAGGAAGACGCCCTTATCCGGGAGGCCCACCGCATAGGTCTGCTGTTTCAGAACGAAAGGATGATGCGTCTCAGGAATGCCCCCCGGGAACTTCCGGCAATGAGCCCTGGTCAGACACTCGTATATTACAAACCCTCTCACAGCAGGCGAATCGGAGTTATCCGCGCCATTTCGGCGGCGGTAAGCGTATTGGTTTTGATTATTATGCTGTTTATTCCGCTGTACCCCCCGGAGAAGGGGCAAAAAAACAGCCCCGGCACCGGGGCTCCGGTATCACAACCCGGGACAGTGGGCAGCGATTTTGATATGAGTCATTCGATGCGGATCCATCTGGCGGCACGTGAGTAGGTGTTGTCCACCCTGCTGATTTGACCGTCCTCAATGAAAAAATACGATGTAAACTTCTCCCCGATGAGATTGTCGCCGTTGCTGCTCAGACGGAACTCCCAGCTCATGGGGCGGGCGAGATCCACAATCTGAGATGCGATGGAATAGGGGAACAGCGGCAGATACAGCTTGGGAGCATTGGGTTCATCCTGACGGATTCTCACTTTCTCTTCCTCAATAACTACCCTCAGCCGCATACTGTCATCTCCCGCCAACTCGGCGTAGGCGGTGCCGTCGCTCTCGATAATTACATTCCCGATTCCCGTGTCCCCTTCCCAGGTTCCGCTGATTCCATTCATTGTGGGTCTGCGCCACTCCTGGTCGGAGCCTGACTGGGACTGCACGCCCCGGGCTATTCCCGTTGATGATTCCGGTTCATCTTCAAAGCCGAAGAGGCTTCGTACACCCCGCCGTACGCCGGCCACAGCCTCCTCAAAGCCCGGAAAGTCAGAGGAGTCCGCCAGAAGCAGTTCTCCGCTGGTTCGGCTGTAAATATGGAGATCAAGATAGATCCGTTCACCGATTCTGTTGATTTCTCCGATGATCACCCCCCGGGACTGGGGCGGCGCTGCGTCGGGGTAACTCTGCATGAATCCGCCGGCGTTCTCGCCGAAGGGAAATGATTCGGCAAATCGGGAGGTGTCGTCAATGGGGATGATCCGGTAGTTCTCAGCCCGTCCGATTTCCAGCAGATGGCTGGTAATTCTGTTTTCCAGAACGGTGATCTCTTCGGGGCTGAAATCAGACTGATCGCTGAGCAGACCTGCAAAGGCGAAACTGATGCGCGAACGGGGAATTTGTGCGGCAATCGTCTCAGGAAGGATCAATCCGCTGAGAAAAATGAGGCTCACTGTGCATAAAAGGGCTTTCCTCATAAAATAACTC
It includes:
- a CDS encoding TP0183 family DNA metabolism protein, giving the protein MRKALLCTVSLIFLSGLILPETIAAQIPRSRISFAFAGLLSDQSDFSPEEITVLENRITSHLLEIGRAENYRIIPIDDTSRFAESFPFGENAGGFMQSYPDAAPPQSRGVIIGEINRIGERIYLDLHIYSRTSGELLLADSSDFPGFEEAVAGVRRGVRSLFGFEDEPESSTGIARGVQSQSGSDQEWRRPTMNGISGTWEGDTGIGNVIIESDGTAYAELAGDDSMRLRVVIEEEKVRIRQDEPNAPKLYLPLFPYSIASQIVDLARPMSWEFRLSSNGDNLIGEKFTSYFFIEDGQISRVDNTYSRAARWIRIE
- a CDS encoding FtsB family cell division protein, producing MLRILTSLFSGIVAYLLLLLMYGPHSQANYQELDQFRQSLETNIAQVREKGEYLEAYYYQLRDQEDALIREAHRIGLLFQNERMMRLRNAPRELPAMSPGQTLVYYKPSHSRRIGVIRAISAAVSVLVLIIMLFIPLYPPEKGQKNSPGTGAPVSQPGTVGSDFDMSHSMRIHLAARE